A window from Mus caroli chromosome 2, CAROLI_EIJ_v1.1, whole genome shotgun sequence encodes these proteins:
- the Pkn3 gene encoding serine/threonine-protein kinase N3 isoform X3 has translation MVRRAIQKELKIKEGMENMRRVATDRRHLGHVQQLLRASNRRLEQLHGELRELHAQVLLPASAEPVTSGPQPRAEQSRARLSEALHRQLQVELKVKQGAENMIHTCASGTPKERKLLAAAQQMLKDSQLKVALLRMKISSLESSGSPEPGEASQVREGGPRWPRLKVHLRPAGPDLLAEELQHRLRVEAAVAAGAKNVVKLLGGQRMQDRKALAEAQAQLQESSQKLDLLRLALELLLERLPPTHSLRSRVTRELWMAMLGNPQPLGTLVKPIALTGTLQVRLLGCKDLLVAVPGRCPMAVLAGSPSESWLRTRSRQQRGGGELASEVLAVLKVDNRVVGQTGWGLVAEKSWDQTFIISLDRARELEIGVHWRDWRQLCAVAFLKLEDFLDNACHQLSLSLLPQGQLFAQVTFCEPVIERRPRLQRQRRLFSKRRGRDFLRASQMNLSMAAWGRLVMSLLPPCSSPNIVSPPKGCPSTAACGTPSAASPSNFLPKKTLSNEDGKPPPKPPRLYLQEPAPGTPCTKRPHMDPRPAVVPALAALSMRKAPRLQDFRCLAVLGRGHFGKVLLVQYKGTGKYYAIKALKKQEVLGRDEIDSLYCEKRILETVGRTGHPFLLSLLACLQTSSHACFVTEFLPGGDLMAQIHEDVFPEPQACFYLACVVLGLQFLHEKRIIYRDLKLDNLLLDAQGFLKIADFGLCKEGIGFGDRTSTFCGTPEFLAPEVLTQEAYTRAVDWWGLGVLLYEMLVGECPFPGDTEEEVFECIVNADVPYPHFLSVQGLELIQKLLQKSPEKRLGAGERDAEEIKLQPFFRTTNWQALLARTVQPPFVPTLCGPADLRYFEGEFTSLPPTLTPPVSQSSLTARQQAAFRDFDFVSEQFLES, from the exons ATGGTCCGCAGAGCCATCCAGAAGGAGCTGAAGATCAAGGAGGGCATGGAGAACATGCGGCGCGTGGCCACAGACCGACGCCACCTGGGCCATGTGCAGCAACTGCTGAGGGCCTCCAACCGCCGCCTGGAGCAGCTGCATGGCGAGCTTCGGGAGCTGCACGCCCAAGTTCTGCTGCCAGCCTCAGCCG AGCCAGTGACCTCGGGACCCCAGCCGCGGGCGGAGCAGTCCAGGGCTCGGCTCTCAGAGGCTTTACATAGGCAGCTGCAGGTGGAGCTAAAGGTAAAGCAGGGGGCTGAGAATATGATTCACACGTGTGCCAGCGGCACCCCCAAG GAGAGGAAGCTCCTGGCGGCTGCCCAGCAGATGTTAAAGGACAGTCAGCTGAAGGTGGCCCTGCTCCGGATGAAGATAAGCAGCCTGGAGTCCAGTGGCTCTCCAGAGCCAGGTGAGGCCTCTCAGGTCAGGGAGGGTGGCCCTCGATGGCCGAGGCTAAAGGTTCACCTCCGCCCTGCAGGCCCCGACTTGCTGGCAGAGGAGCTGCAGCACCGACTTCGAGTAgaggctgctgtggctgctggcGCCAAGAATGTGGTGAAGCTGCTTGGTGGCCAGAGGATGCAGGACCGCAAGGCACTGGCCGAG GCCCAGGCccagctccaggaatcctcccaGAAGCTGGACCTCCTACGGCTGGCCCTGGAATTGCTGCTGGAGAGGTTGCCTCCCACCCATTCTCTACGTAGCAGGGTGACCCGAGAACTTTGGATGGCAATGCTTGGGAACCCCCAGCCTTTGGGGACACTTGTGAAACCTATTGCCCTGACAG GGACACTGCAGGTTCGCCTCCTGGGCTGCAAAGATCTGCTGGTAGCTGTGCCTGGACGGTGTCCCATGGCTGTCCTGGCAGGTAGCCCTTCTGAAAGCTGGCTCCGAACAAGGTCCCGGCAGCAGCGTGGTGGAGGCGAGCTGGCCA GTGAGGTACTGGCTGTGTTGAAGGTTGACAATCGTGTTGTGGGCCAGACAGGATGGGGACTGGTGGCTGAGAAATCCTGGGACCAGACTTTTATCATCTCCTTGGACCGA GCTCGAGAGCTGGAGATTGGGGTTCACTGGCGGGACTGGCGGCAGTTGTGTGCTGTGGCGTTTCTGAAGCTTGAGGACTTCCTGGACAATGCCTGTCACCAGCTTTCTCTCAGTCTGCTGCCGCAGGGGCAGCTCTTTGCCCAG GTCACCTTCTGCGAGCCTGTCATTGAAAGGAGGCCTCGGCTGCAGAGGCAGAGACGCCTTTTCTCTAAGCGGAGAG GCCGGGATTTCCTGAGAGCTTCCCAGATGAACCTCAGCATGGCAGCCTGGGGGCGCCTGGTCATGAGCTTGCTGCCCCCCTGCAGCTCACCAAACATAGTCAGTCCCCCTAAAGGGTGCCCTTCAACAGCAGCCTGTGGGACCCCGAGTGCTGCTTCCCCCAG TAACTTCCTGCCCAAGAAGACGCTCTCAAATGAAGACGGGAAGCCTCCTCCCAAGCCCCCGCGCCTCTATCTCCAAGAACCAGCCCCAGGGACTCCT TGTACCAAGCGCCCCCACATGGATCCTAGACCTGCAGTAGTGCCCGCCCTGGCAGCCTTATCCATGAG GAAAGCCCCCAGACTTCAAGACTTCCGATGTTTGGCTGTGCTGGGTCGGGGACACTTTGGGAAG GTCCTCTTGGTCCAGTACAAAGGAACAGGGAAATACTATGCTATCAAGGCGTTGAAGAAGCAGGAAGTGCTAGGCCGGGACGAGATTGACAG CCTATACTGTGAGAAGCGGATCCTGGAGACTGTGGGACGTACAGGGCaccccttcctgctctctctccttgCCTGTCTGCAGACCTCCAGCCATGCCTGCTTTGTTACTGAGTTTCTGCCTGGAGGAGACCTCATGGCGCAGATTCACGAGGATGTCTTTCCTGAGCCCCAGGCCTG CTTCTACCTGGCCTGTGTGGTTCTGGGGCTGCAGTTCCTACATGAGAAGAGGATCATTTACAG GGATCTGAAATTGGATAATCTGCTACTGGATGCCCAGGGTTTCCTCAAGATTGCAGACTTTGGACTATGCAAGGAAG GGATTGGCTTTGGTGACCGGACCAGCACGTTCTGTGGCACCCCAGAGTTCCTGGCCCCCGAGGTTTTGACTCAGGAGGCTTACACGCGTGCTGTGGACTGGTGGGGGCTGGGTGTGCTGCTCTATGAGATGTTAGTGGGTGAG TGTCCATTCCCAGGGGACACAGAAGAGGAGGTGTTTGAATGCATCGTCAATGCTGATGTCCCATATCCCCACTTTCTGTCAGTGCAAGGACTGGAACTCATTCAGAAG cTCCTCCAAAAGTCCCCAGAGAAGCGTCTAGGGGCAGGAGAACGGGACGCCGAGGAGATCAAGCTGCAGCCTTTCTTCAGA ACCACCAACTGGCAGGCCTTGCTGGCCCGCACCGTCCAGCCTCCCTTCGTGCCTACTCTCTGTGGCCCTGCAGACCTTCGCTACTTCGAGGGAGAGTTCACCAGCCTGCCTCCAACCCTGACCCCACCAGTCTCCCAGAGCTCCCTCACTGCTCGCCAACAGGCTGCCTTCCGGGACTTTGACTTCGTGTCTGAGCAGTTCCTGGAGTCCTGA